The following coding sequences are from one Epilithonimonas vandammei window:
- a CDS encoding acyl-CoA reductase gives MLNENKILGLEKLGQFIIDFFSKKDDNYTEKEERLAYLMTRSEIENPWFTQENQRYNLKQWASLFTKNNIENWLSKYQLSNSSKRVGLILAGNIPLVGFHDIISVVLSNHIPVIKLSSKDRLMLPYLLQLWNEFSNNEIEYQIVEKLENFDAVIATGSNNTARYLEYYFKDNLSIIRKNRTSVAVLKGDETDEELQLLADDIFRYYGLGCRNVTRILIPNDMKLDRLFENFINYKDIINHNKYANNYDYNRAIYLLNQDLFWDNNFVMLKEDEKLFSPLSVINFSRYETLEEVKQFLDTNKDEIQTVVAKPELGLESIGFGETQNPSLETYADNIDTMAFLSVI, from the coding sequence ATGCTGAACGAAAACAAAATTTTGGGACTTGAAAAATTAGGTCAATTCATTATCGATTTTTTTTCAAAGAAAGATGATAATTATACTGAAAAAGAAGAACGACTGGCTTATCTTATGACGCGTTCCGAAATCGAAAACCCTTGGTTTACACAGGAAAATCAAAGATATAATCTAAAACAATGGGCAAGTCTCTTCACAAAAAACAATATTGAAAACTGGCTTTCCAAATATCAATTATCAAACTCATCCAAAAGAGTAGGGCTCATATTGGCCGGGAATATCCCGTTGGTTGGTTTTCACGATATAATTTCGGTAGTGTTGAGTAACCATATTCCTGTCATCAAATTATCTTCAAAAGACCGATTGATGCTACCATATCTCTTACAATTATGGAATGAATTTTCCAATAATGAAATCGAATACCAGATTGTGGAGAAGCTGGAAAACTTTGATGCTGTGATTGCAACCGGAAGTAATAACACAGCCAGATATCTAGAGTATTATTTCAAAGATAACTTAAGTATCATTAGAAAAAACAGAACTTCTGTCGCTGTTTTGAAAGGCGATGAAACCGATGAAGAATTACAATTGTTAGCCGATGATATTTTCCGATATTATGGATTAGGATGCAGAAATGTAACCCGAATTCTGATTCCTAATGATATGAAATTGGATAGATTGTTTGAGAATTTCATCAATTATAAAGATATTATCAATCATAATAAATACGCCAATAATTATGATTATAACAGAGCAATATATCTTTTAAATCAGGATCTATTCTGGGATAATAATTTTGTGATGCTGAAGGAAGATGAGAAATTGTTCAGCCCGTTGTCTGTGATTAATTTTTCACGTTATGAAACCTTGGAAGAAGTGAAGCAATTTTTGGACACCAACAAAGACGAAATCCAAACTGTTGTTGCAAAACCAGAATTGGGATTAGAATCCATCGGTTTTGGAGAAACGCAAAATCCGTCGTTGGAAACTTATGCGGATAATATAGATACAATGGCTTTTTTGAGTGTGATTTAA
- a CDS encoding Crp/Fnr family transcriptional regulator: MSLELRKHFEELIPLTDEEFATLASYFNLRKLKKHQYLIQENEPITNIYFVTKGLLKASYIDNHGKEHIIQFAMENWWISDFQAFYTGVPSVTSIHCLEDVELYAISRKDLEKICLDNHKVEHFFRIKNSLGYVALQKRILSLLTTDARERFEQFSAQYPKLIQRVPKKIIASYLGVSRETLSRITRRL; encoded by the coding sequence ATGAGTTTGGAACTAAGGAAACATTTTGAGGAATTGATACCGTTGACGGACGAGGAGTTTGCAACGCTCGCTTCTTATTTTAATTTGAGAAAACTGAAAAAGCACCAATATCTGATTCAGGAGAACGAGCCTATTACCAATATTTATTTTGTGACCAAAGGTCTTTTAAAAGCGTCTTATATCGATAACCACGGAAAGGAACATATCATTCAATTTGCGATGGAAAACTGGTGGATTTCTGATTTTCAGGCTTTTTATACGGGTGTGCCATCGGTCACGAGCATCCATTGTCTGGAAGATGTTGAACTGTATGCTATTTCCAGAAAAGATTTGGAAAAGATTTGCTTAGACAATCACAAAGTTGAGCATTTTTTCAGAATCAAAAACAGTTTGGGTTATGTGGCATTGCAGAAAAGAATATTATCCCTACTTACAACGGATGCCAGAGAACGCTTTGAGCAATTTTCCGCTCAATATCCAAAGCTTATCCAACGTGTTCCAAAAAAAATTATTGCGTCATATCTTGGCGTATCCAGAGAAACTCTTAGTCGCATAACGCGGAGATTGTGA
- a CDS encoding DUF3817 domain-containing protein: protein MLEGKKFKLINLYRHTALVEAISYLILLLIAMPLKYIFDIPEAVKYMGWVHGWLFVFYFAVLIAAAFKYRWSVLRIIYYLIGSVVPFLPFVFDKKLKQESLTA, encoded by the coding sequence ATGTTAGAAGGGAAAAAATTCAAACTAATCAATCTTTATCGTCATACTGCTCTGGTAGAAGCTATTTCATATTTGATTTTGTTGCTGATTGCAATGCCTTTGAAGTACATTTTTGATATTCCGGAAGCTGTCAAATATATGGGTTGGGTACACGGTTGGCTGTTTGTCTTCTATTTTGCGGTTCTGATTGCTGCAGCTTTCAAATACCGTTGGAGTGTTTTAAGAATTATTTATTATTTGATAGGTTCAGTTGTTCCTTTTCTTCCTTTTGTATTTGATAAGAAACTGAAGCAAGAATCTTTGACTGCTTAA
- a CDS encoding GNAT family N-acetyltransferase encodes MINIVGLNKAKLKGFTQTIQFKNFEFAPISELRESSHIHNPRATDKDILLFLAFDDDQLAGYLGILPDDVNDKNGEKIHFGWLSTLYVSEKHRGKQIAQKLLYSAEEAYDKNLMITEFTPSAERLYRKIGLFEDLTFKNAVRYYYKSNLAELLPTKKPFFDKNKIWLKRFDNLINIFIPYLSAGKNNYYKITKTIDKNLNQFLINQKKNPIARNTEDFQWMLDNPWLSQETVQPNYLFSSYSKDYEMFWVSVYKNQEIVAAMLCSVRNGNLKVLYYFGNVEFVAGILPKIIKKYKIKMMTIYDDKLNSMIQKSKTPKSIYKRPLKRDYLTHKDFKEKLGKDFKFNFTDGDGDFSFT; translated from the coding sequence GTGATAAATATTGTTGGATTAAACAAAGCAAAGTTAAAAGGATTTACGCAAACTATACAATTCAAAAATTTTGAATTTGCTCCCATTTCTGAACTTAGAGAATCTTCTCACATCCACAATCCCCGCGCTACAGATAAAGATATCTTATTATTTTTGGCGTTTGATGACGATCAACTTGCAGGTTATTTAGGTATTCTTCCTGATGATGTCAATGATAAAAATGGTGAAAAAATCCATTTTGGATGGCTATCCACATTATACGTTAGCGAAAAACACAGAGGCAAACAGATCGCTCAAAAGTTACTTTACTCTGCTGAAGAAGCTTATGATAAAAATCTAATGATTACCGAGTTTACACCAAGTGCAGAAAGGCTTTACCGTAAAATCGGATTGTTTGAAGATTTGACTTTCAAAAATGCTGTGCGATATTATTACAAATCCAACCTGGCTGAACTTTTACCTACGAAGAAACCCTTTTTTGATAAGAATAAGATCTGGTTAAAACGATTTGATAACCTGATTAATATTTTCATTCCTTATCTCAGCGCTGGGAAAAACAATTATTATAAAATCACAAAAACGATTGATAAAAACTTAAATCAATTTCTCATCAATCAAAAGAAAAATCCAATTGCTAGAAACACTGAAGATTTCCAATGGATGTTAGATAACCCGTGGCTATCTCAGGAAACGGTGCAACCTAATTACCTTTTTTCTTCATATTCCAAGGATTATGAGATGTTTTGGGTCTCGGTATATAAGAATCAGGAGATTGTTGCGGCAATGCTTTGTTCAGTAAGAAACGGAAATTTGAAAGTGCTTTATTATTTTGGAAATGTAGAATTTGTAGCAGGAATTCTTCCAAAAATCATCAAGAAATATAAAATCAAAATGATGACAATTTACGATGATAAGCTTAACAGTATGATCCAGAAAAGTAAAACGCCAAAATCTATTTATAAGCGACCATTAAAAAGAGATTATCTTACTCATAAAGATTTCAAAGAGAAACTCGGAAAAGATTTCAAATTCAACTTTACTGATGGTGACGGCGATTTTTCTTTTACCTAA
- the serC gene encoding 3-phosphoserine/phosphohydroxythreonine transaminase — MKKHNFSAGPSILPQEVFQKAAEAILDFDGMGLSILEISHRSKEFVAVMDDARAIVKRLMNLGDDYEVLYLQGGASLQFLMVPFNLLTTDGKAAYTDTGTWASGAIKEAKKLGNVDVVASSKESNYNFIPKDYTVGSEYDYFHCTSNNTIFGTQMKEFPKVDTLMVCDMSSDIFSRQIDFSQFDLIYAGAQKNMGPAGATLVVVKKSILGKTERNIPTYLDYSVHIDKESMSNTPPVFAVYASYLTLKHLEENGGIAAAEKKNNEKAKLLYDEIDRNPNFRGVAAVEDRSFMNVTFTLTDESKKEAFDTAWKAAGISGINGHRSVGGYRASIYNAMPIESVQALVDVMKSL, encoded by the coding sequence ATGAAAAAACATAATTTTAGTGCAGGTCCAAGTATTCTTCCTCAGGAAGTTTTTCAGAAAGCTGCGGAAGCTATCCTTGATTTCGACGGAATGGGATTATCCATTCTTGAGATATCACACAGAAGCAAAGAATTCGTAGCAGTAATGGATGATGCGAGAGCAATTGTAAAAAGATTGATGAATCTGGGCGACGATTATGAAGTTCTTTATCTTCAGGGTGGCGCGAGCCTTCAGTTTTTGATGGTTCCTTTCAACCTTCTTACAACTGATGGTAAAGCTGCTTATACAGATACTGGAACGTGGGCGTCTGGCGCTATAAAGGAAGCTAAAAAATTAGGAAATGTAGATGTCGTAGCTTCTTCAAAAGAATCAAATTACAATTTTATTCCAAAAGATTATACTGTAGGATCAGAATATGATTATTTCCACTGTACATCCAACAATACGATTTTCGGAACTCAGATGAAAGAATTTCCTAAAGTGGATACGCTGATGGTTTGCGACATGTCATCCGACATTTTCAGCAGACAAATTGATTTTTCGCAGTTTGACCTTATCTATGCCGGTGCGCAGAAAAATATGGGTCCTGCCGGTGCAACACTGGTAGTCGTGAAGAAATCGATTCTCGGAAAAACGGAAAGAAACATCCCTACCTATTTGGATTATTCTGTTCATATTGATAAGGAATCTATGTCCAATACACCTCCAGTCTTTGCTGTTTATGCATCTTATCTTACATTGAAACATCTGGAAGAAAATGGAGGAATAGCAGCTGCTGAGAAAAAAAATAATGAAAAAGCCAAATTGCTTTATGATGAAATCGACAGAAATCCAAACTTCCGGGGTGTAGCGGCGGTTGAAGACCGTTCTTTTATGAATGTGACATTCACGCTAACCGATGAATCCAAAAAAGAAGCTTTTGACACCGCGTGGAAAGCTGCAGGAATCAGCGGTATTAATGGCCACAGAAGTGTTGGCGGTTACAGAGCAAGTATCTATAATGCAATGCCAATAGAAAGTGTACAGGCCCTGGTAGATGTAATGAAAAGTTTATAA
- a CDS encoding D-2-hydroxyacid dehydrogenase: MIVLANDGISEKGIQLLKEADITVLDARVSAEHLSNFINENNVDVLLVRSATQVRKNLIDECPNLKIIGRGGVGMDNIDVDYAIDKGIYIINTPKASCKSVAELVFAHFFSLARFLHESNRLMPLEGETKFNTLKKSFNNATELSGKKLGVIGMGNIGLEVIKIGISLGMSIVAYNRTPKTENVKISFFDGQSLHFEIKSVNLDEVLKKSDFISINISNTEKYFIDNEQVAMMKEGVFIANTARGGVLNEVALIDAIERGKVAGAALDVFENEPNPEIEILMNPALSLSPHIGGNTLEAQNRIAEELAEQIIKIKDEL, encoded by the coding sequence ATGATTGTATTAGCAAATGATGGAATCTCCGAAAAGGGAATTCAACTTTTGAAAGAAGCGGATATTACGGTTTTGGATGCCAGAGTTTCTGCCGAACATCTGAGCAATTTCATCAATGAAAATAATGTAGATGTTCTACTTGTAAGAAGTGCTACGCAAGTCAGAAAAAATCTGATTGATGAATGTCCTAATCTAAAAATCATAGGACGAGGTGGTGTTGGTATGGATAATATAGATGTAGATTATGCCATTGATAAAGGTATTTATATCATAAACACTCCGAAAGCCTCTTGTAAATCCGTGGCGGAATTGGTTTTTGCTCATTTCTTTTCATTAGCAAGATTTCTCCACGAAAGTAACAGACTAATGCCCCTGGAAGGCGAAACCAAATTCAACACTTTAAAGAAATCTTTTAATAATGCTACAGAACTCTCCGGCAAAAAATTAGGTGTCATAGGAATGGGTAATATAGGTCTGGAAGTGATAAAAATAGGAATCTCCTTAGGGATGTCTATCGTAGCTTATAACAGAACTCCAAAAACAGAAAATGTAAAAATTTCTTTCTTCGATGGACAATCTTTGCATTTCGAAATTAAATCCGTAAATTTAGATGAGGTTTTAAAAAAATCTGATTTTATAAGTATCAATATATCTAATACAGAAAAATATTTTATTGATAACGAACAGGTTGCTATGATGAAAGAAGGAGTTTTTATTGCCAATACTGCAAGAGGTGGCGTCCTGAATGAAGTAGCCCTTATTGATGCTATCGAAAGAGGCAAAGTTGCTGGTGCTGCACTGGATGTTTTTGAAAATGAACCCAATCCGGAAATAGAAATACTTATGAATCCTGCATTGTCATTATCTCCACATATTGGAGGCAATACACTGGAAGCTCAGAACAGAATAGCTGAGGAACTTGCAGAGCAGATAATTAAAATAAAAGACGAACTATAA
- a CDS encoding MepB family protein codes for MNIDLQYLNDLILKGLNLQLSEITPDLECEEYFGFNFKINQTTFKFRKSKLTPKKIGQFVTFWKRDLDGKTVPFDINDDFAFYIIAIEESENSGFFMFSNAVLEKENLISSEQKTGKRGFRVYADWHSPNNKQAEKTKLWQTKYFINYSDSDDSVLNRFRKIIKL; via the coding sequence ATGAACATTGATCTGCAATATTTAAATGATTTAATTTTAAAAGGATTAAATCTTCAGCTTTCGGAAATCACTCCAGATCTGGAATGTGAGGAATACTTTGGTTTTAATTTTAAAATTAATCAAACCACGTTTAAATTCCGAAAGTCAAAACTGACACCTAAGAAGATTGGCCAATTTGTAACCTTTTGGAAAAGAGATTTGGACGGAAAAACAGTTCCTTTTGATATTAATGATGATTTCGCTTTCTACATCATTGCGATTGAAGAAAGTGAAAACTCTGGCTTTTTCATGTTTTCTAACGCTGTTTTAGAAAAAGAAAATTTAATTTCAAGCGAACAAAAAACTGGAAAAAGAGGTTTTAGAGTTTATGCAGATTGGCATTCTCCGAATAATAAACAAGCTGAAAAAACAAAACTCTGGCAAACCAAATATTTTATCAATTATTCTGATTCTGACGATTCTGTGTTAAATCGATTTAGAAAAATCATAAAGCTCTAA
- a CDS encoding M16 family metallopeptidase, with translation MKKIFISVSLLLMMNAMAQKFETQRSTDNQGYTYETVKNDQSGVRVYTLKNGLKVYLAKNDDAPRIQTYIPVRTGSNNDPSDNTGLAHYLEHMVFKGTSKLGTSDWTKEKALLAQISDLYEQHKAEKDPAKKKALYKKIDEVSQEASKYAIANEYDKAISSLGATGTNAHTWLDETVYKNNIPSNELEKWLKVEKERFSELVLRLFHTELEAVYEEYNRAQDNDGRLVNYAMMEALFPKHPNGQQTTIGTSEHLKSPSMVAIHKYFDTYYVPNNMAVVLVGDLDFDKTIKLVDQYFGTFKYKELPMKKMVSEEPMTSIVSRTVKSPSTPRMTMAWRTDSNGTQEARLADVVAEILSNNGDAGLIDLNINQKQKTLGAGAYESPFKNYGAFVLSVVPKDGQSFDDAKKLLLEQIDLVKKGQFPDWMLKAIVNDLKVQRMKRWETADGLATTLYSTYIGDRTWEQELDEINQYEAITKEDVVKFANEFFKENYVVVYKEKGVNDKLVRVENPGITPIKLNREAQSPFLKEIINTKSSDIKPEFIDFKTAIATATIKDKMVSFIKNKYNEVAQVNYVFPFGTDNDKELALGVTVLQYLGTDKYTPEQLKEEFYKLGITNQFRTSNDQMIIALSGLESNMKKGVELMNHWINNVKADQAIYDQTVNTILESREVAKKDKNRIMAALANYAKFGKDSRMTDVISKDRLKSINVTELISKIKTLNEYPYEVFLYGENQKGLEKAVKPYIVNTKLQPAPAKEYAEPATAGKVYFTPYDMVQMEMSKVAKAGNVNVANFGKASVFNEYFGRGLSSIVFQEIRESKSLAYSAYVSYANATEKNHPNYVTTYIGTQANKLPLAVSAMTELMAELPQIPAQFENAKGSALKQIASNRINRTVTYYNQLSLKKLGIDHDVRKDIYAEIQSLTLPQLTNFYNTEIKPLQYNTAIIGKKENLNMDSINKMGTFTEVSLEEIFGY, from the coding sequence ATGAAGAAAATTTTTATTTCAGTTTCACTATTATTGATGATGAATGCAATGGCACAGAAATTTGAAACACAAAGGTCTACAGATAATCAAGGTTATACTTACGAAACCGTAAAAAATGACCAATCAGGCGTAAGAGTTTACACCTTGAAAAACGGACTAAAAGTCTATCTAGCTAAAAATGACGATGCGCCAAGAATCCAGACTTACATCCCTGTAAGAACGGGCTCTAACAACGATCCAAGCGATAATACAGGTTTAGCACATTACTTGGAACATATGGTTTTCAAAGGAACGTCAAAGTTAGGAACCAGCGATTGGACAAAGGAGAAAGCATTGCTTGCCCAGATTTCTGATTTGTACGAGCAGCACAAAGCCGAGAAAGATCCTGCAAAGAAAAAAGCATTATACAAGAAAATTGATGAAGTCTCTCAAGAAGCTTCCAAATATGCCATCGCTAACGAATATGACAAGGCGATCTCTTCTCTTGGAGCAACTGGAACTAACGCTCACACTTGGTTAGACGAAACGGTTTATAAAAATAATATACCATCCAACGAACTGGAAAAATGGCTAAAAGTGGAAAAAGAACGTTTTTCTGAGTTGGTTTTGAGATTATTCCATACAGAATTGGAAGCGGTTTATGAAGAATACAATCGTGCTCAGGACAACGACGGCAGATTGGTCAACTACGCTATGATGGAAGCGCTTTTCCCGAAACATCCAAACGGTCAGCAAACGACAATCGGTACTTCGGAGCATTTGAAAAGTCCTTCTATGGTAGCGATTCATAAATATTTCGATACTTATTATGTGCCTAATAATATGGCAGTGGTTTTGGTTGGAGATTTGGATTTTGACAAGACTATTAAATTGGTTGATCAGTACTTTGGAACATTCAAGTACAAAGAATTACCAATGAAGAAAATGGTTTCTGAAGAACCAATGACAAGCATCGTTTCCAGAACTGTGAAAAGTCCTTCTACACCAAGAATGACAATGGCTTGGAGAACAGATTCTAACGGAACTCAGGAAGCGAGATTAGCTGATGTAGTTGCTGAAATTTTAAGTAACAACGGAGACGCAGGTTTAATTGACCTAAACATCAACCAAAAACAAAAAACCTTAGGTGCTGGCGCTTATGAATCTCCTTTCAAAAATTATGGCGCATTTGTACTAAGCGTGGTTCCTAAAGATGGACAAAGTTTTGATGATGCAAAGAAATTGTTATTGGAACAAATTGACTTGGTTAAAAAAGGACAGTTCCCAGACTGGATGCTAAAAGCAATCGTAAATGACCTGAAAGTTCAGAGAATGAAACGTTGGGAAACGGCAGATGGATTGGCTACAACATTATATTCAACTTACATAGGGGACAGAACTTGGGAGCAGGAACTGGACGAAATCAACCAATACGAAGCGATTACTAAGGAGGATGTTGTGAAGTTCGCTAACGAATTCTTCAAGGAGAACTATGTTGTTGTTTACAAAGAGAAGGGTGTGAATGATAAACTGGTTCGAGTAGAAAATCCAGGTATTACACCAATCAAATTGAATAGAGAAGCACAATCACCTTTCCTGAAAGAGATTATCAATACAAAATCTTCTGACATCAAGCCAGAATTTATTGACTTTAAAACTGCTATTGCGACTGCTACAATCAAAGATAAGATGGTTAGCTTCATTAAAAATAAATACAATGAAGTAGCTCAGGTAAATTATGTCTTCCCGTTCGGGACGGATAATGACAAAGAATTGGCACTTGGAGTAACGGTTCTCCAGTATCTTGGAACGGATAAATATACGCCGGAACAGTTGAAGGAAGAATTCTACAAACTTGGAATCACCAATCAATTCAGAACGTCTAACGATCAGATGATTATTGCACTAAGCGGATTGGAAAGCAATATGAAAAAAGGAGTAGAGCTGATGAATCACTGGATCAATAATGTGAAAGCAGATCAAGCAATCTATGATCAAACAGTTAATACCATTTTGGAATCCCGAGAAGTAGCGAAGAAAGACAAGAACAGAATTATGGCTGCGTTGGCGAACTATGCTAAGTTTGGAAAAGACTCCAGAATGACGGATGTGATTTCTAAAGACCGTTTGAAAAGCATTAACGTGACTGAATTGATTTCTAAAATCAAAACATTGAACGAATATCCGTATGAAGTTTTCCTTTACGGAGAAAATCAAAAAGGATTGGAGAAAGCGGTGAAGCCTTACATTGTTAATACAAAATTACAACCTGCACCAGCTAAAGAATATGCGGAACCGGCAACTGCTGGAAAAGTCTATTTTACGCCATACGATATGGTACAGATGGAAATGTCTAAAGTGGCAAAAGCTGGTAATGTGAACGTGGCGAACTTTGGGAAAGCAAGTGTTTTCAATGAGTATTTTGGACGTGGATTGTCTTCTATCGTTTTCCAGGAAATAAGAGAAAGTAAGTCTTTGGCTTATTCTGCTTACGTTTCTTATGCTAATGCAACAGAAAAAAACCATCCAAATTATGTAACGACGTACATCGGAACTCAGGCAAACAAATTACCTTTAGCAGTTTCTGCAATGACAGAATTGATGGCAGAATTACCACAAATCCCAGCTCAGTTCGAGAATGCAAAAGGATCTGCTTTGAAACAAATCGCATCTAACAGAATCAACAGGACGGTGACTTATTACAATCAGTTATCTCTGAAAAAATTAGGAATAGATCACGATGTGAGAAAAGATATCTATGCAGAAATCCAATCTTTGACATTACCTCAATTGACTAATTTCTATAACACCGAAATCAAGCCATTGCAATACAACACAGCAATCATCGGGAAAAAAGAAAACCTGAATATGGATTCTATCAACAAGATGGGAACTTTCACAGAAGTAAGTCTTGAAGAGATTTTTGGATATTAA
- a CDS encoding DUF1015 domain-containing protein, with the protein MPVFKPFRGIRPNTDFIDVFPTYSLDNFTQEEINKKAQVDDSYVQMIKPAVVSKSKDVDRNLRKIRSNFEELLQDKKLIQDDSAYYLYEQILPNKTSFRGLMGLVSVDDFWDGKIKKHESTITERRMKMAHYLEKVGVQAEPVLLTYHSNSKVELLMNHEQKSVPIINYTDDKGVRHKIWKIDNRLKLQQFKEVLDPIDSFYIADGHHRIGSVAEYAKKQRDKYKKCHGTEHYNFVYSFIVSNQSIKINDYNRLLKDLNNLSEEEFLHRLNDYFQIHDKGESPYYPSQKFHISMYLSGKFYSLHVKHSIREEHKNDNDLDHHLVNKYIFENILGIENAKHTDKIIYQKGTSDIKGIIELKEKVDSGEYKVAFGIYPISFTDLLKISDKEIKMPPKCTLIEPKLITALMMYDMK; encoded by the coding sequence ATGCCAGTATTTAAACCATTTAGAGGAATCAGACCTAATACTGATTTTATTGATGTTTTTCCTACTTATTCTTTAGATAATTTCACTCAAGAAGAAATCAATAAAAAAGCTCAAGTAGATGATTCTTATGTACAGATGATAAAACCTGCTGTTGTAAGCAAATCTAAAGATGTAGACAGGAATCTCCGGAAGATAAGATCTAATTTTGAAGAACTTCTCCAGGACAAGAAACTGATACAGGATGATTCTGCATATTATTTATATGAACAAATTTTACCAAATAAAACTAGTTTCCGTGGCTTAATGGGTCTTGTGAGTGTAGACGATTTTTGGGATGGAAAAATAAAAAAGCACGAATCTACCATCACAGAAAGAAGAATGAAAATGGCCCACTATCTTGAAAAAGTTGGCGTGCAAGCGGAGCCGGTTCTCCTAACTTACCATTCTAATTCCAAGGTGGAACTCCTGATGAATCACGAACAGAAAAGTGTCCCAATCATAAACTATACAGATGATAAAGGGGTGAGACATAAAATCTGGAAAATAGATAACCGACTTAAGCTTCAGCAGTTTAAAGAAGTTTTAGATCCTATTGATTCCTTTTATATTGCAGACGGGCATCACAGAATTGGTTCGGTTGCAGAATATGCAAAAAAGCAAAGAGATAAGTATAAAAAATGTCACGGAACAGAACATTATAATTTTGTTTATAGTTTTATTGTTTCTAATCAGTCCATAAAAATTAATGACTATAATAGATTATTGAAGGATCTTAATAATCTTAGCGAAGAAGAATTCCTGCATAGATTAAATGACTATTTTCAGATTCACGATAAAGGAGAATCACCATATTATCCTTCTCAGAAATTTCATATCAGTATGTATCTAAGCGGAAAATTCTACAGTCTCCATGTGAAGCACAGCATCCGTGAAGAACATAAAAATGACAATGACTTGGATCATCACCTGGTAAACAAATATATTTTTGAAAATATTCTTGGAATTGAAAATGCCAAACATACTGATAAGATTATTTATCAGAAAGGTACTTCAGATATCAAAGGTATTATCGAACTGAAAGAAAAAGTGGATAGCGGAGAATATAAAGTTGCTTTCGGAATATATCCTATAAGCTTTACAGATCTTCTAAAAATATCTGACAAAGAAATCAAAATGCCGCCTAAGTGTACATTGATTGAGCCAAAATTAATCACAGCTTTAATGATGTACGATATGAAATAA
- a CDS encoding type 1 glutamine amidotransferase domain-containing protein, which translates to MNKKILFVVTSHEDLGNTGLKTGFWTEELAAPYYVLADQGAEITIATPKGGQPPIDPKSEDPSAQTDATRRMDDDKVLLEKLRNTKVLSEINPADYDAVFYPGGHGPLWDLAEDKISQQLITDFYKADKPVAFVCHAPGVLRHVQIDGEYLVNGKKVTGFTNTEEEAVQLTDVVPFLVEDMLKQNGGEYSKVEDWQPYAVVDGKLITGQNPASSEKVAEELLKML; encoded by the coding sequence ATGAACAAAAAGATATTATTCGTGGTTACAAGTCACGAAGATCTTGGAAACACAGGACTTAAAACAGGATTCTGGACAGAAGAACTTGCAGCACCATATTACGTATTAGCGGATCAAGGTGCGGAAATTACCATCGCAACACCAAAAGGAGGACAGCCACCAATAGATCCGAAAAGTGAAGATCCGTCTGCGCAAACTGATGCTACTAGAAGAATGGATGATGATAAAGTTTTACTGGAGAAGCTTCGTAATACTAAAGTATTATCAGAAATCAATCCTGCAGATTATGATGCTGTGTTTTATCCTGGCGGTCACGGACCACTGTGGGATCTTGCAGAAGATAAAATTTCTCAGCAATTAATCACAGATTTTTACAAAGCTGACAAACCTGTGGCATTTGTTTGTCACGCGCCAGGTGTTTTGAGACACGTACAAATCGATGGGGAATATCTCGTAAACGGTAAAAAAGTAACAGGTTTTACCAATACAGAAGAAGAGGCTGTTCAGCTTACAGATGTAGTTCCATTTTTGGTAGAAGATATGCTGAAGCAGAACGGCGGAGAATATAGCAAAGTGGAAGATTGGCAACCTTACGCTGTAGTGGATGGTAAGTTAATTACCGGACAAAATCCGGCATCTTCCGAAAAAGTAGCGGAAGAACTTCTTAAGATGCTATAA
- a CDS encoding 4Fe-4S binding protein, translated as MAIKITDECINCGACEPECPNNAIYEGAVDWKASEGTALKGMVVLSSGLSVNADAPQEPISDDYYFIVTDKCTECKGFHEEPQCAAVCPVDCCVPDEDHVESEEQLLAKKAFLHNE; from the coding sequence ATGGCTATCAAGATAACAGACGAATGTATTAATTGTGGCGCTTGTGAACCGGAATGTCCAAACAACGCTATTTATGAAGGAGCCGTAGACTGGAAAGCATCAGAAGGAACAGCCCTGAAAGGAATGGTGGTTTTGTCATCCGGTCTTTCCGTGAATGCAGATGCCCCTCAGGAACCAATTAGCGATGATTATTATTTTATAGTTACAGATAAATGTACGGAATGTAAAGGTTTTCACGAAGAACCACAGTGTGCCGCTGTGTGCCCTGTAGACTGCTGTGTGCCAGATGAAGATCATGTAGAATCTGAAGAACAGTTACTAGCCAAGAAAGCATTTCTTCACAACGAGTAA